In the Nicotiana tabacum cultivar K326 chromosome 16, ASM71507v2, whole genome shotgun sequence genome, one interval contains:
- the LOC107795314 gene encoding uncharacterized protein At2g39795, mitochondrial — MRRVPTVLFQAGKAIGDLDLLKIVQSEINHELSAKPFQNDESRSFGDFVVDWDSPQSQDVVLRRRCESGEEVAVSALLGAESSNENVKFPREAFMKVGVKKPGLSSVLEFDCVATAQVGDGCDFEIQNVNYILSSALDSSAFKGPSFSFFSSLDQKLQDELYKYLEARGVSKSFADSLLLHLHKKEQGQYVDWLHKLQAVVTPNDDADNTAREI, encoded by the exons ATGAGGAGAGTACCAACCGTATTATTTCAAGCTGGTAAAGCTATTGGAGATTTGGATTTGCTCAAAATTGTGCAATCTGAAATCAACCACGAACTCTCCGCTAAACCTTTTCAG AATGATGAAAGTAGAAGCTTTGGAGATTTTGTTGTAGATTGGGATTCACCACAATCTCAAGATGTGGTTCTACGCAGGAGATGCGAATCAGGGGAGGAAGTTGCTGTTTCTGCTTTATTGGGTGCTGAGAGCTCTAATGAAAATGTGAAATTTCCCAGGGAAGCTTTCATGAAAGTAGGTGTGAAGAAGCCTGGCTTGAGTTCCGTGCTAGAGTTTGATTGTGTAGCAACTGCCCAAGTTGGTGATGGTTGTGACTTTGAAATTCAAAACGTGAACTACATTCTATCATCAGCCCTGGATTCTTCAGCCTTCAAAGGTCCCTCGTTCAG TTTTTTCAGTTCATTAGATCAAAAACTTCAAGATGAGCTCTACAAATATCTAGAAGCAAGAGGAGTTAGTAAAAGTTTCGCGGATTCACTCTTGCTCCACCTACACAAAAAGGAGCAAGGTCAATACGTCGACTGGCTGCACAAATTGCAAGCTGTTGTAACACCAAATGATGACGCGGACAACACTGCACGCGAGATATAG